The proteins below come from a single Myxococcota bacterium genomic window:
- a CDS encoding nuclear transport factor 2 family protein: MDTFPRAEVEEAYHHFVAVGDAQDWDAWADLHSEDGVWIEHHLGVIRGRPAIREMIQKTMAAAPPMEFPVEWHVIEGNRVVFYPWQVFPDPTGGSEVFRFGCVTILEYAGNGLWSLQEDLYNPREAEEVVGRWLRAGGKRPG; the protein is encoded by the coding sequence ATGGACACATTCCCGCGCGCGGAGGTCGAAGAGGCCTATCACCACTTCGTCGCCGTCGGCGACGCGCAGGACTGGGATGCCTGGGCCGATCTGCACAGCGAAGATGGCGTTTGGATCGAGCACCATCTCGGCGTGATTCGCGGACGCCCGGCGATCCGCGAGATGATCCAGAAGACCATGGCGGCGGCGCCGCCGATGGAGTTTCCCGTCGAATGGCACGTCATCGAGGGGAACCGGGTCGTCTTCTACCCGTGGCAGGTGTTCCCGGATCCAACCGGCGGTAGCGAGGTGTTCCGCTTCGGCTGCGTCACGATTCTGGAGTACGCCGGAAACGGGCTCTGGTCGCTCCAGGAAGACCTCTACAACCCGCGCGAGGCCGAAGAGGTCGTCGGCCGCTGGCTCCGGGCGGGCGGCAAGCGCCCGGGCTGA
- a CDS encoding SDR family NAD(P)-dependent oxidoreductase — translation MGILDGKVALVTGAGGGLGRAHALCLAREGAAVIVNDLGGSVDGSGDGSRVAEQVVKEIQEAGGRAAPDFGSVTSEADAAQMIQTAVSEFGKLDILINNAGILRDKSFKKMSEDLWDSVIDVHLKGTYYATRAAYAQMVEQGSGGRIIMTSSTSGLIGNFGQTNYGAAKAGIAGFMRCLAIEGAKAQITVNVLAPNAYSRMTAALFPEGAEQRFAPEKVSPAIAWLCSDEAAEITGRQFVISGNRVTLLYPAGFQIAEGDMDSAEPWDVEEIGQKIKASMADWPKAATVPELVF, via the coding sequence ATGGGAATCTTGGACGGAAAGGTCGCCCTCGTGACGGGCGCCGGCGGCGGTTTGGGACGCGCACACGCGCTGTGCCTGGCGCGCGAAGGGGCGGCGGTCATCGTGAACGACCTCGGCGGCTCGGTCGACGGTTCCGGTGATGGCTCACGCGTTGCCGAGCAGGTGGTGAAGGAGATCCAGGAGGCCGGTGGTCGCGCGGCCCCGGATTTCGGATCGGTCACCAGCGAGGCCGACGCCGCACAGATGATCCAGACGGCGGTCTCCGAGTTCGGGAAGCTCGACATCCTGATCAACAACGCCGGCATCCTGCGCGACAAGTCCTTCAAGAAGATGAGCGAGGATCTCTGGGACTCGGTGATCGACGTCCACCTGAAGGGCACCTACTACGCCACGCGCGCGGCCTACGCCCAGATGGTCGAGCAGGGCAGCGGCGGTCGAATCATCATGACGAGTTCCACCTCCGGGTTGATCGGGAACTTCGGCCAGACCAACTACGGCGCCGCCAAGGCGGGAATCGCCGGGTTCATGCGCTGCCTCGCCATCGAAGGGGCGAAGGCGCAGATCACCGTGAACGTCCTCGCTCCCAACGCGTACTCGCGGATGACGGCCGCGCTGTTCCCGGAAGGGGCCGAGCAGCGCTTCGCGCCGGAGAAGGTGTCGCCGGCGATCGCCTGGCTGTGTTCCGACGAGGCCGCCGAGATCACCGGCCGCCAGTTCGTGATCAGCGGCAACCGTGTGACGCTGCTCTACCCCGCGGGCTTCCAGATCGCCGAGGGCGACATGGACAGCGCCGAGCCCTGGGACGTGGAAGAGATCGGCCAGAAGATCAAGGCGTCGATGGCCGACTGGCCGAAGGCGGCGACGGTTCCCGAACTCGTTTTCTAG
- a CDS encoding CBS domain-containing protein codes for MRAARVTAHHSIPIAREIMKTSLTTLTPDMPIIEAVKALLKSRVSGAPVLDANGKLVGICSELDCLRVLTAGEFYRDDHHEDGRVADYMSTELITVGPDEDIYRLAQFFLTHSIRRLPVVENGELLGQISRRDVLHGMEKLGEHTVVRRRYPDYLEPAGDVGARRTE; via the coding sequence ATGCGAGCTGCACGCGTCACAGCCCATCACTCGATCCCGATCGCCCGCGAGATCATGAAGACCTCGCTGACGACGCTCACCCCCGACATGCCCATCATCGAGGCCGTGAAAGCCTTGCTGAAGAGCCGCGTGTCCGGGGCCCCGGTCCTCGACGCCAACGGGAAGCTGGTCGGCATCTGCTCGGAGCTCGACTGCCTGCGCGTCCTGACCGCCGGGGAGTTCTACCGGGACGACCACCACGAGGATGGCCGGGTCGCCGACTACATGAGCACCGAGCTCATCACCGTGGGGCCGGACGAGGACATCTACCGCCTCGCCCAGTTCTTCCTCACCCACTCGATCCGGCGCTTGCCCGTCGTCGAGAACGGGGAGCTACTCGGTCAGATCAGCCGCCGCGACGTCCTTCACGGAATGGAGAAGCTCGGTGAACACACCGTGGTGCGGCGTCGCTACCCGGACTACCTCGAGCCGGCGGGCGACGTCGGCGCGCGCCGCACCGAGTGA
- a CDS encoding PEP-CTERM sorting domain-containing protein (PEP-CTERM proteins occur, often in large numbers, in the proteomes of bacteria that also encode an exosortase, a predicted intramembrane cysteine proteinase. The presence of a PEP-CTERM domain at a protein's C-terminus predicts cleavage within the sorting domain, followed by covalent anchoring to some some component of the (usually Gram-negative) cell surface. Many PEP-CTERM proteins exhibit an unusual sequence composition that includes large numbers of potential glycosylation sites. Expression of one such protein has been shown restore the ability of a bacterium to form floc, a type of biofilm.) — MLGLVLAAAVLPASAASLTVGVADVPGNGIPFGSNLGAGTRYQQIYDASSFSGVLRIEALSFFQDGAGNLRSGTYSVYLTTTSLGVNDLDLFDFDGNLGADVALFRVQALSGPAPAVLTFAGTSFDYDASLGNLLLDIRITGAGANPTGAARFDEDRTANGVFSKAHDFGAGFDGRGLVTEFTFTPIPEPTPAALLVAGVGFWAWRRRAHSVRRAPTSPAGSR; from the coding sequence GTGTTGGGACTCGTGCTCGCCGCGGCGGTGCTCCCGGCCAGCGCCGCGAGCCTGACCGTGGGGGTCGCCGACGTTCCCGGCAACGGTATTCCCTTCGGCTCGAACCTCGGGGCGGGCACCCGCTACCAGCAGATCTACGACGCTTCCTCGTTCTCGGGCGTGCTGCGGATCGAGGCCCTCTCCTTCTTTCAGGACGGCGCGGGCAATCTGCGCAGCGGCACCTACAGCGTGTACCTCACGACGACTTCGCTCGGGGTGAACGATCTCGACCTCTTCGACTTCGACGGGAATCTCGGGGCCGATGTCGCGCTGTTTCGGGTCCAGGCCCTCTCCGGCCCGGCCCCGGCCGTCCTGACGTTCGCGGGCACGTCCTTCGACTACGACGCGAGCCTCGGCAACCTGCTCCTGGACATCCGCATCACGGGAGCCGGTGCGAACCCCACCGGCGCGGCGAGGTTCGACGAGGACCGCACCGCGAACGGGGTCTTCTCGAAGGCCCACGACTTTGGCGCGGGCTTCGACGGTCGCGGGCTCGTTACCGAGTTCACGTTCACGCCGATCCCCGAGCCGACGCCGGCGGCGCTACTCGTCGCGGGGGTGGGGTTCTGGGCCTGGCGGCGACGCGCTCACTCGGTGCGGCGCGCGCCGACGTCGCCCGCCGGCTCGAGGTAG
- a CDS encoding serine/threonine-protein kinase, whose product MPRFPEPPADDYAIVYLEDTDHPLPEKLNPGTRYAYFKTIAKGGKSIIQSCKDLHLRRVICYKKLRPEFADDPTETRRFLREARVSAALQHPSIIPTYEVGRDSRGQYYFTMKLVHGFTMRELFDEKYRDRYDLTQLIDVLIDVAHALRYAHAHGVVHRDIKPDNILVGPFGEVLLMDWGLAKVWSESGDSNEPEPSKAQADVSSDDVTAMTLAGKLEGTLAYMSPEQLDADPEIDFRTDLYSMGVVLYEMLARRTPFEGEKVHHLTEAIRAGNPPRPSTLNPLRIPQPLEDLALQCLQIDPDARISGCEELIRRLQNDWR is encoded by the coding sequence ATGCCCCGCTTTCCCGAGCCGCCCGCCGACGACTACGCCATCGTCTACCTCGAGGACACGGATCACCCGCTCCCCGAGAAGCTCAATCCCGGCACCCGCTACGCCTACTTCAAGACGATCGCGAAGGGCGGCAAGTCGATCATCCAGTCCTGCAAGGACCTCCATCTCCGCCGCGTCATCTGTTACAAGAAGCTGCGGCCCGAGTTCGCGGACGATCCGACGGAGACCCGCCGTTTCCTGCGCGAAGCGCGCGTCAGCGCCGCGCTTCAGCATCCGAGCATCATTCCCACCTATGAAGTAGGGCGCGACTCCCGCGGCCAGTACTACTTCACGATGAAGCTCGTCCACGGCTTCACGATGCGGGAGCTCTTCGACGAGAAGTACCGCGACCGCTACGACCTGACGCAGCTGATCGACGTCCTCATCGATGTGGCCCACGCGCTGCGCTACGCCCACGCCCACGGTGTCGTCCACCGCGACATCAAGCCCGACAACATCCTGGTCGGACCCTTCGGCGAGGTGCTGCTGATGGATTGGGGGCTCGCCAAGGTCTGGAGCGAGTCCGGCGACAGCAACGAGCCCGAGCCCTCGAAGGCGCAGGCCGACGTGTCCTCCGACGACGTGACCGCCATGACGCTGGCCGGGAAGCTCGAAGGCACCCTCGCCTACATGTCGCCCGAGCAGCTCGACGCCGATCCGGAGATCGATTTCCGCACCGACCTCTACAGCATGGGCGTCGTGCTCTACGAGATGCTCGCCCGGCGAACGCCGTTCGAAGGCGAGAAGGTCCACCACCTGACCGAGGCCATCCGTGCCGGGAATCCGCCGCGGCCGTCGACGCTCAACCCTCTGCGGATCCCGCAGCCCCTCGAGGACCTGGCCCTCCAGTGCCTCCAGATCGACCCCGACGCCAGGATCTCGGGCTGCGAGGAGCTGATTCGCCGTCTCCAGAACGACTGGCGCTGA
- a CDS encoding glutamine synthetase beta-grasp domain-containing protein — MKSKLEYIWLDGYTPTQSLRSKTRVESNFSGKLEDCPMWSFDGSSTEQADGSDSDCLLKPVAVFPDPDRKNAYLVMTEVLNADGTPHVSNGRATIEEDDDDFWFGFEQEYFLWDPETNLPPGFPRAGYPRPQGPYYCSVGASNAYGREVIEEHLDLCLEAGLNVEGINAEVAAGQWEFQVFAKSAKGAGDETWVARYILERTAEKYGLGIDWHPKPLGDTDWNGSGMHANFSNSAMREAGKEDVFNKICETFGKNIDRHISVYGADNDQRLTGQHETQSIDQFSFGVSDRGASIRIPVGTVEDGWKGRLEDRRPASNADPYKVAAAIVKTTKEAGV; from the coding sequence ATGAAGAGCAAGCTGGAATACATCTGGCTCGATGGCTACACGCCGACGCAGTCGCTGCGCAGCAAGACCCGCGTCGAGTCGAACTTCTCGGGCAAGCTCGAGGACTGCCCCATGTGGTCCTTCGACGGCAGCTCGACCGAGCAGGCCGACGGCAGCGACTCGGACTGTCTGCTGAAGCCCGTCGCCGTCTTCCCCGACCCCGACCGCAAGAACGCCTACCTCGTGATGACCGAGGTGCTCAACGCCGACGGCACGCCCCACGTGTCGAACGGCCGCGCCACGATCGAAGAGGACGACGACGACTTCTGGTTCGGCTTCGAGCAGGAGTACTTCCTGTGGGATCCCGAGACCAACCTGCCGCCGGGCTTCCCGCGCGCGGGCTACCCGCGACCGCAGGGCCCGTACTACTGCTCGGTGGGGGCGAGCAACGCCTACGGCCGCGAAGTCATCGAGGAACATCTCGACCTCTGCCTCGAAGCTGGCCTCAATGTCGAGGGCATCAACGCCGAGGTGGCCGCCGGTCAGTGGGAGTTCCAGGTGTTCGCGAAGAGCGCCAAGGGCGCCGGCGACGAGACCTGGGTCGCCCGCTACATCCTGGAGCGCACCGCCGAGAAGTACGGCCTCGGGATCGATTGGCACCCGAAGCCCCTGGGTGACACCGACTGGAACGGCTCGGGCATGCACGCCAACTTCTCGAACAGCGCCATGCGCGAGGCCGGGAAAGAGGACGTGTTCAACAAGATCTGCGAGACCTTCGGCAAGAACATCGACCGACACATCAGCGTCTACGGCGCCGACAACGATCAGCGCCTCACCGGTCAGCACGAGACGCAGTCGATCGACCAGTTCAGCTTCGGCGTCTCCGATCGCGGTGCCTCGATCCGGATTCCGGTGGGCACCGTCGAGGACGGCTGGAAGGGCCGCCTCGAGGATCGCCGCCCGGCGTCGAACGCCGACCCGTACAAGGTCGCGGCCGCCATCGTGAAGACCACGAAGGAAGCCGGCGTCTAG
- a CDS encoding peptidylprolyl isomerase — translation MANPTALLETSLGNIQVELFVDKMPLTAGNFISLAKDGFYDGLHFHRVIQSFMIQFGCPHSKDPNSPMAGTGDSPNGRIQDEHPDDAKISNEPGTLSMANTGQPNSGGCQFFINTVHNDYLDWFTPGQSKHPVFGRVTEGMDVVSQIESTPTAAGDRPADPVQMIRITVQE, via the coding sequence ATGGCCAACCCTACCGCGCTCCTCGAGACGTCCCTCGGAAACATCCAGGTCGAGCTCTTCGTCGACAAGATGCCCCTCACGGCGGGCAACTTCATCTCGCTGGCGAAGGATGGTTTCTACGACGGGCTGCATTTCCACCGCGTCATCCAGAGCTTCATGATCCAGTTCGGGTGTCCCCACAGCAAGGATCCGAACAGCCCGATGGCCGGCACCGGAGACAGCCCCAACGGGCGCATCCAGGACGAGCATCCGGACGACGCGAAGATCTCGAACGAACCCGGCACGCTGTCGATGGCGAACACCGGCCAGCCCAACAGCGGCGGCTGTCAGTTCTTCATCAACACCGTCCACAACGACTACCTGGACTGGTTCACGCCCGGCCAGAGCAAGCACCCGGTCTTCGGGCGCGTGACGGAAGGCATGGACGTCGTTTCGCAGATCGAATCCACGCCGACCGCCGCAGGCGACCGCCCGGCCGACCCGGTGCAGATGATCCGGATCACCGTCCAGGAGTAG
- a CDS encoding SRPBCC family protein, translated as MKREVELSILKELMSQLDEQRNVDAGVGYRQPTSVYTCPEIADREWESFFRQHPQLIGLSGSLPEPGSYMTVDDFGVPVLATRDRDGDFHAFVNACRHRGARLAEGRGTSPRFVCPFHNWMYGSDGALKTVPMESHVGKIDKACHGLVELPAVERDGLLWVHPQANGTIDLDQQLAGLSQEIGSWGFGELQHAGETVIEGRLNWKLANDTFGETYHFKRLHRNTLGQIFHGDVLGYEPFGRNHRFVIATKRIDEMRTKPENEWSLVQGCSPLYYLFPNIQLTFGEQTASVIKIYPVPGDPSRSLTRVVHYFHPELIERAEGTTSDEQINADNAYEYRGGDRVFTLSAFTEVFDSTIEKEDYVMGEHQQRAAESGQLDHLVFGRNEPALHHYHGRFREALGMAPLEKLDL; from the coding sequence ATGAAGCGTGAAGTCGAACTCTCGATCCTGAAAGAGCTGATGAGCCAGCTCGACGAACAGCGCAACGTCGACGCGGGCGTTGGCTACCGCCAGCCGACTTCGGTCTATACCTGCCCGGAGATCGCCGACCGCGAGTGGGAGTCGTTCTTTCGCCAACACCCCCAGCTGATCGGGCTCTCGGGCTCGCTTCCCGAGCCCGGCTCCTACATGACCGTGGACGACTTCGGCGTGCCGGTGCTGGCGACGCGCGATCGCGACGGCGACTTCCACGCGTTCGTCAACGCCTGTCGCCACCGTGGGGCGCGCCTTGCCGAGGGTCGCGGGACCAGTCCCCGCTTCGTCTGCCCCTTCCACAACTGGATGTACGGGAGCGACGGCGCGCTCAAGACGGTTCCCATGGAGAGCCACGTCGGGAAGATCGACAAGGCCTGCCACGGCCTCGTCGAGCTCCCGGCCGTCGAGCGCGATGGCCTCCTCTGGGTGCACCCCCAGGCCAACGGCACGATCGATCTCGATCAGCAGCTGGCCGGGCTCTCGCAGGAGATCGGATCCTGGGGCTTCGGCGAGCTCCAGCACGCGGGCGAGACCGTGATCGAGGGGCGCCTCAACTGGAAGCTCGCCAACGACACCTTCGGCGAGACGTATCACTTCAAGCGGCTCCACCGGAACACGCTGGGCCAGATCTTCCACGGGGACGTGCTCGGCTACGAGCCGTTCGGTCGCAACCATCGCTTCGTGATCGCGACGAAGCGCATCGACGAGATGCGCACGAAGCCCGAGAACGAGTGGAGCCTGGTCCAGGGCTGTAGCCCGCTCTACTACCTGTTTCCGAACATTCAGCTCACCTTCGGCGAGCAGACCGCGAGCGTGATCAAGATCTACCCAGTGCCTGGCGACCCCTCGCGTTCGCTGACCCGCGTGGTGCACTACTTCCACCCCGAGCTGATCGAACGCGCCGAGGGGACGACCTCGGACGAACAGATCAATGCCGACAACGCCTACGAGTACCGGGGCGGGGATCGCGTCTTCACGCTCTCGGCCTTCACCGAAGTCTTCGACAGCACCATCGAGAAAGAGGACTACGTGATGGGCGAGCACCAGCAGCGCGCGGCCGAGAGCGGCCAGCTCGACCATCTGGTGTTCGGGCGCAACGAGCCGGCGCTCCATCACTACCACGGGCGCTTCCGGGAGGCGCTGGGGATGGCGCCGCTAGAGAAGCTCGACCTCTAA
- a CDS encoding helix-turn-helix domain-containing protein, giving the protein MSLRDLNIEARRQRILEAARRLIAAGGVEALTMRKLAAEADLSVTTLYNLYGVRAEILHALVDDAVDRIVGVIDAEAPLDDPLERCRAVITVSVRELSKRAGIHVPMVIANYGGLPDAQPDRRLAKRAAAMQQRGIEQAIAQGLLQDTRNPEQLGLQIYHGFELACIQWGYGLLTPAEFEARALYGLYLALASVATDATRASIDAELHRLERQLARTGAGDRARPKARRRSA; this is encoded by the coding sequence ATGTCTCTCCGCGACCTCAACATCGAAGCCCGGCGCCAGCGCATCCTCGAGGCGGCGCGCCGCCTGATCGCGGCGGGAGGCGTCGAGGCGCTGACCATGCGCAAGCTGGCCGCCGAGGCCGACCTGTCGGTCACGACCCTCTACAACCTCTACGGGGTGCGGGCCGAGATCCTCCACGCCCTGGTGGATGATGCGGTCGATCGCATCGTCGGGGTCATCGATGCGGAAGCGCCGCTGGACGATCCCCTCGAGCGCTGCCGCGCTGTCATCACCGTGAGTGTGCGGGAGCTGTCCAAGCGCGCCGGGATCCACGTGCCGATGGTGATCGCGAACTACGGCGGGCTGCCGGACGCCCAGCCCGATCGGCGCCTGGCGAAACGCGCGGCGGCGATGCAGCAGCGGGGGATCGAGCAGGCGATCGCCCAGGGCCTCTTGCAGGACACGCGCAACCCGGAGCAGCTCGGGCTGCAGATCTATCACGGGTTCGAGCTCGCCTGCATCCAGTGGGGCTACGGCCTGCTGACGCCTGCGGAGTTCGAGGCCCGTGCCCTGTACGGCCTCTACCTGGCCCTGGCCTCCGTCGCGACCGACGCCACCCGCGCGTCGATCGACGCGGAGCTCCATCGATTGGAACGGCAGCTCGCCCGCACGGGTGCGGGCGACCGTGCGCGCCCGAAAGCACGGCGACGCTCGGCCTAG
- a CDS encoding NAD(P)/FAD-dependent oxidoreductase has product MAGWASEGRTPRVAIIGAGMSGIAAVVHLRRASYTDVTVFEKADRVGGTWRENTYPGLSCDVPSRWYSFSFALNPEWTHRYSYGPEIQAYMERVAREFDVERHIRFDTPVAALRYDAPEWELTTGAGETLRFDVVISATGILHRPVLPEFEGLERFAGAAFHSARWDHSVELEGKRVGVVGTGSTACQIVGAITDQVAQMRVFQRTPQWMVPLPQVEYRSVTKALLRRFPSLQRYGYDFYKDRMMRTFSEATVGDAEQQQALSEASLQNLADNVPDAELRERLTPDYQAACKRLIFCSTFYPAISQPHAELVTEPIARVVPEGVETADGVLHELDVLVLATGFDHTSFILPTRVTGEGGRDLETTWDGAPRAHRAVAVPGFPNFWMLEGPTGPVGNLSLITITEHQLEYVVAMLDRMRDEQLASLEVREEAFRDYNQAMKQAIRNTVWYTGGCTSWYYDKSGLPNLYPWSPQRYLDSMRAPRFDEYYERRDGDAPARAA; this is encoded by the coding sequence ATGGCAGGCTGGGCATCCGAGGGGCGCACGCCCCGGGTCGCGATCATCGGGGCGGGCATGTCCGGGATCGCGGCGGTCGTGCACCTGCGTCGCGCCAGCTACACGGACGTCACGGTCTTCGAGAAAGCGGATCGCGTCGGTGGGACCTGGCGCGAGAACACCTACCCCGGGCTCTCCTGCGACGTCCCATCGCGCTGGTATTCGTTCTCGTTCGCGCTGAATCCCGAATGGACCCATCGCTATTCCTACGGGCCCGAGATCCAGGCCTACATGGAGCGGGTGGCACGCGAGTTCGACGTCGAACGCCACATCCGGTTCGACACGCCCGTGGCCGCGCTGCGCTACGACGCGCCCGAGTGGGAGCTCACCACCGGGGCGGGCGAAACGCTGCGCTTCGACGTCGTGATCTCGGCGACCGGGATCCTGCACCGACCGGTCCTGCCCGAGTTCGAGGGGCTCGAGCGCTTCGCGGGAGCGGCCTTCCACTCGGCGCGTTGGGACCACTCGGTCGAACTCGAGGGAAAGCGCGTCGGCGTGGTCGGCACCGGCTCGACCGCGTGCCAGATCGTCGGTGCGATCACAGACCAGGTGGCGCAGATGCGCGTCTTCCAACGTACGCCCCAATGGATGGTGCCGCTGCCCCAGGTGGAGTACCGCTCGGTGACGAAGGCGCTCTTGCGACGCTTCCCGTCGCTCCAGCGCTACGGCTACGACTTCTACAAGGACCGCATGATGCGGACCTTCTCCGAGGCGACGGTCGGCGATGCCGAGCAGCAGCAGGCGCTCAGCGAAGCGAGTCTCCAGAACCTCGCCGACAACGTCCCCGACGCCGAGCTGCGCGAGCGCTTGACGCCCGACTACCAGGCGGCTTGCAAGCGGCTGATCTTCTGTTCCACGTTCTACCCCGCGATCTCGCAGCCCCACGCCGAGTTGGTGACCGAACCGATCGCGCGGGTCGTGCCCGAGGGCGTGGAGACCGCCGACGGGGTGCTCCACGAGCTCGACGTGCTCGTGCTCGCGACCGGGTTCGACCACACCTCGTTCATCCTGCCGACGCGCGTGACGGGGGAGGGCGGTCGCGACCTCGAGACCACCTGGGACGGCGCGCCGCGGGCGCATCGCGCGGTGGCCGTGCCCGGTTTCCCGAACTTCTGGATGCTCGAGGGCCCCACCGGTCCGGTCGGCAACCTGTCGTTGATCACGATCACCGAGCATCAGCTCGAGTACGTCGTGGCAATGCTCGACCGGATGCGCGACGAGCAGCTCGCCTCCCTCGAAGTGCGCGAAGAAGCGTTCCGTGACTACAACCAGGCCATGAAGCAGGCGATCCGCAACACCGTCTGGTACACGGGCGGCTGCACCAGCTGGTACTACGACAAGTCGGGTCTGCCGAACCTCTACCCCTGGTCGCCCCAGCGCTACCTGGATTCGATGCGCGCGCCGCGCTTCGACGAGTACTACGAGCGGCGCGACGGCGACGCACCGGCGCGGGCCGCCTGA
- a CDS encoding putative sugar O-methyltransferase → MGRVRRWLNPNQLRLQTNRLLRRWDLGLYRPSWVESQLPEQYTHGDAALPEGAEAALRTDHPRLAELRARYSGHCAAAVSAWSDLRLEGQIDLRRFRGDSQYLYQARGTSDAAYALSTHYALRHGRLGVLDRLDEDGLFGALLHDVDGRAISRDRLDAALEIEALAEWLGADALAKGRVLDIGAGYGRLVHRLAQWAPDGERVATDAVPTSTFLCEYYLGFRACPGTQVIALHEIENALSTRRFDLATNVHSFGEAPLASVRWWIERLAAADVPRLFLVHVEPELFALEDDLTRAPLAPVLETLGYRAVDVQPKYAHSDAVQRLGVFPAWYHCYERG, encoded by the coding sequence TTGGGACGCGTACGCCGCTGGCTCAATCCGAACCAGCTCCGACTCCAGACCAATCGCCTGCTGCGGCGCTGGGACCTCGGCCTCTACCGACCCTCCTGGGTGGAGTCCCAGCTGCCGGAGCAGTACACCCACGGCGACGCCGCCCTGCCCGAGGGCGCGGAAGCGGCGTTGCGCACCGACCACCCGCGTCTCGCCGAGCTGCGCGCCCGCTACTCCGGGCATTGCGCCGCCGCCGTGTCGGCCTGGAGCGACCTGCGACTGGAAGGCCAGATCGACCTTCGCCGCTTCCGCGGCGACAGCCAGTACCTCTACCAGGCACGCGGCACCTCCGACGCCGCCTACGCGCTGTCGACCCACTACGCCTTGCGCCACGGTCGGCTCGGCGTACTGGACCGGCTCGACGAGGACGGGCTCTTCGGTGCACTGCTCCACGACGTCGACGGTCGCGCCATCAGCCGCGATCGACTCGATGCGGCCCTCGAGATCGAGGCGCTGGCGGAATGGCTCGGTGCGGACGCGCTCGCAAAGGGACGCGTCCTCGACATCGGCGCCGGGTACGGACGACTCGTCCATCGCCTGGCGCAGTGGGCCCCCGACGGCGAACGCGTCGCGACCGACGCGGTGCCCACCTCGACCTTTCTGTGCGAGTACTACCTCGGGTTCCGCGCCTGCCCAGGCACCCAGGTCATAGCTCTCCACGAGATCGAGAACGCGCTGAGCACACGCCGCTTCGACCTGGCCACCAACGTCCACAGCTTTGGCGAAGCGCCGCTCGCCAGCGTGCGCTGGTGGATCGAGCGGCTCGCCGCCGCCGACGTCCCCCGGCTCTTCCTCGTGCATGTCGAACCCGAGCTCTTCGCCCTGGAAGACGACCTCACGCGGGCGCCGCTGGCGCCGGTCCTCGAGACGCTCGGCTACCGCGCCGTCGACGTCCAGCCGAAGTACGCCCACTCGGACGCCGTCCAGCGACTCGGCGTCTTCCCGGCCTGGTACCACTGCTACGAGCGCGGCTAG